One Apodemus sylvaticus chromosome 16, mApoSyl1.1, whole genome shotgun sequence genomic region harbors:
- the LOC127666853 gene encoding 40S ribosomal protein S21-like has translation MQNDAGEFVDLYVPWKCSTSNLIIAAKDHASVQMNVAEVDRTTGRFNGQFKTYGIFGAIRRMGKLDDSIL, from the coding sequence ATGCAGAACGACGCTGGCGAGTTTGTGGACCTGTACGTGCCATGGAAATGTTCCACGAGCAACCTCATCATTGCTGCCAAGGACCACGCGTCCGTCCAGATGAATGTGGCCGAGGTTGACAGAACCACAGGCCGATTTAATGGCCAGTTTAAAACCTATGGCATCTTTGGAGCCATTCGCAGGATGGGCAAGTTAGATGATTCTATTCTCTGA